The sequence TGTTCTTCATGCATGGCGCGAAGCTGTCGCGCGAGGCGATCCTCGCTGGCGCCGGCCACTGGCGTCTGCATCTGCTGGTGTTCGCCTGTACCTTCGTCCTGTTTCCGTTGCTTGGGCTGGCGCTCAAGCCGGTGCTGACTCCGCTGGTGGGCACCGAGCTGTACCTGGGCATGCTGTACCTCTGTGCCCTGCCGGCAACGGTGCAATCGGCGATTGCCTTCACCTCGCTGGCGCGTGGCAACATCCCGGCGGCGATCTGCAGTGCAGCGGCATCGAGCCTGATCGGCATTTTCCTTACGCCGGTGCTGGTGCTGTTGTTGATGGGCGTAGAAGGCGAAGCCGGCTCGACGCTGGATTCCATCGGCAAGATCGTCATGCAATTGCTGGTGCCCTTTATCGCCGGCCAGATTGCCCGTCGCTGGATCGGCGACTGGGTGACCCGCAACAAGGGCTGGTTGAAAACCGTGGACCAGAGCTCGATCCTGCTGGTCATCTATGTCGCCTTCAGTGGCGCGGTGGTCGAGGGGCTCTGGCGCCTGGTGCCGCTGACCCATTTGCTGGGTCTGGTGCTGGCCTGTTGCCTGCTGCTGGCGATCGTATTGTGGCTCACGCAGTTCCTCGCCAAGCGGCTGGGCTTCGATCTGGAAGACCGCATCACGATTCTGTTCGCCGGCTCGAAGAAGAGCCTCGCCACCGGCGTGCCCATGGCGCAGGTGCTGTTCGCCACCCATGCGGTGGGGATGATCATCCTGCCGCTGATGATCTTCCATCAGATTCAGCTGATGGTCTGTGCAGTGCTGGCTCAGCGCTATGCGCGACGCCCCGAATTGCCTGAGCAGGCGGCTGTCCAATAGCCGTATGGATGTCCGCACGCTGCGCCGTTTCGTTGGAAATAGAGCGGCGCTATCGCCTCGTT is a genomic window of Stutzerimonas stutzeri containing:
- a CDS encoding bile acid:sodium symporter family protein, which encodes MAKLRILFDNFTLALLAVMAIATVFPCEGRGAVFFDWLTTLAIALLFFMHGAKLSREAILAGAGHWRLHLLVFACTFVLFPLLGLALKPVLTPLVGTELYLGMLYLCALPATVQSAIAFTSLARGNIPAAICSAAASSLIGIFLTPVLVLLLMGVEGEAGSTLDSIGKIVMQLLVPFIAGQIARRWIGDWVTRNKGWLKTVDQSSILLVIYVAFSGAVVEGLWRLVPLTHLLGLVLACCLLLAIVLWLTQFLAKRLGFDLEDRITILFAGSKKSLATGVPMAQVLFATHAVGMIILPLMIFHQIQLMVCAVLAQRYARRPELPEQAAVQ